A single genomic interval of Candidatus Eisenbacteria bacterium harbors:
- the smc gene encoding chromosome segregation protein SMC yields the protein MFLKKLEFLGFKSFAQKLKMEFGQGITCIVGPNGCGKTNVADAIRWVLGEQSAKALRGDSMDDVIFNGTANRKPIGMAEVALTFSNSSRLLPLEYDEITVSRRIFRNGVSEYFLNKTPCRLKDIRDMFFDTGIGSHAYSQIEQEMVDNVLSDNSGHRRFLFEEAAGIMKYKTRKREALLKLEATENDLLRVNDILLEIERETDSLRRQIAKARRYKRLEEEIRNLDVTLGLLTYRQYDSEAGKLSGELDTCLANKGQASAAIRSLEASLEKLKFNLVEEEKKVSAAAQELAAVEEQQAGIRDRIMVLKERRDALASKGDGLCEDIRHAEEKIGVIAKRHLEASSELAGVESSLGKNQEDARMEEEELVKKEQELLELRSSVQALVSVVAQTKTQQGQRSSKLEELAAMKEEMERQLNVVRDEILQLESRLSELRSAEDTVGGEIERQKVKLGELENRIGENVAKRDSLDRRLAELGEEESALLGNAKRIEGRLGALESLAAEHREQNQLIRSTLANVNGNVAGLLEDLVGIPAELSSAFDALLYEYGPVVVAGDRETALSCVFALSETSLGRFTVLVRDESDREPGRRIPEDVLSSSEVVGRAVSLISCPDNLKHSISSLLEGTVVVQTADSIRNLPACMELDVKFVTRKGGLIQKGKLFTGGRGLIPGGLEVKAELSKGTLELEDLRSALSHYAVEKNSLGAQRTEAEGHNVSLSSELRELDELIGSNENGISVRRAETRLIEARAESLRTREKDLTERLSAYSQQRDVLDKEVVETGFSLAPKSEQLDKLSELAKDLEGQREAILARVGELRMEEVRQLARKNGLVSLGLRLEEEKVLLGAEMERKKGSLQIATLALSESKSEADNLEQQAAEVAVVGREKESKLEATRVSYSSVKAEIEELEKALKVHRTELDKLSEEAHAIELSLTRQKIEREGVVRRIYSDYGVDLTAELTVPEGFDSAHAEQRVEVLREKMKGLGPVNLLALEEYEKKKERLDFIKNQRDDLLQAKTSLLEVIEKINHRASGLFLETFNSVQEKFQETFLTLFEGGAAELRLLGDDPLEADIEMVARPKGKTLQSLHLLSGGERALTAIALLFAIYLVKPSPFCILDELDAPLDDANINRFLNMLKKFNDKTQFLVITHNKKTMETADYLYGITMQEPGISKVVSVRFKDAEKPVEYPREAVAVET from the coding sequence ATGTTTCTCAAAAAGCTCGAGTTCTTGGGCTTCAAGTCCTTTGCTCAGAAGCTGAAGATGGAGTTCGGCCAAGGCATCACTTGCATAGTCGGACCGAACGGTTGCGGGAAGACCAACGTTGCCGACGCGATCAGATGGGTGCTCGGAGAGCAGAGCGCCAAAGCACTGCGTGGCGATAGTATGGACGACGTGATCTTCAATGGAACCGCCAATCGCAAACCCATCGGCATGGCAGAAGTGGCGTTGACGTTTTCCAACTCCAGCCGGCTTCTTCCCCTCGAATACGATGAGATTACTGTGAGCAGAAGGATCTTTCGCAACGGTGTGAGCGAGTACTTTCTGAACAAGACGCCGTGCAGGCTCAAGGACATAAGAGACATGTTCTTCGACACCGGCATCGGCAGTCACGCCTATTCACAGATAGAGCAGGAAATGGTGGACAATGTTCTGAGCGACAACAGCGGCCATCGCAGGTTTCTCTTTGAAGAGGCCGCCGGGATAATGAAGTACAAGACGAGGAAACGGGAAGCGCTTCTCAAACTTGAGGCCACAGAGAATGATCTCCTGAGAGTGAATGACATTCTTTTGGAAATCGAGAGAGAAACTGACTCCTTGCGCAGGCAGATAGCCAAGGCTCGAAGATACAAGCGGCTGGAGGAAGAAATCAGGAACCTTGATGTCACCCTCGGCCTTTTGACCTACCGCCAGTATGACAGCGAGGCCGGCAAGCTTTCCGGAGAGCTCGATACCTGCTTGGCAAACAAGGGGCAAGCCTCCGCGGCCATCAGGTCTCTGGAAGCGTCTCTCGAGAAGCTTAAGTTCAACCTGGTCGAGGAAGAGAAGAAAGTGAGTGCCGCCGCGCAGGAGCTTGCCGCCGTGGAAGAACAGCAAGCAGGAATTAGAGATCGCATTATGGTGCTGAAAGAGAGGCGTGACGCGCTCGCCTCCAAGGGTGACGGGCTCTGTGAAGACATCCGTCACGCCGAGGAGAAGATAGGAGTGATCGCCAAACGTCACCTGGAAGCCTCGAGCGAGCTGGCCGGCGTCGAGAGCTCTCTCGGCAAGAACCAGGAAGACGCGAGAATGGAAGAAGAGGAGCTGGTCAAGAAAGAACAAGAACTTCTGGAGCTCAGGAGCAGTGTCCAGGCTCTGGTCTCGGTTGTTGCGCAGACGAAGACGCAGCAGGGACAGCGAAGCTCAAAGCTGGAGGAGCTGGCCGCCATGAAAGAGGAAATGGAAAGGCAGCTCAACGTCGTGCGCGACGAGATCTTGCAGCTTGAATCAAGGCTTTCCGAGCTCCGGTCAGCCGAGGATACTGTGGGTGGCGAGATCGAAAGACAGAAGGTGAAACTGGGAGAGCTCGAGAACAGGATAGGAGAAAATGTTGCGAAACGTGATTCACTGGACAGGAGGCTTGCCGAACTTGGAGAGGAAGAGTCCGCGCTCCTGGGCAACGCAAAAAGGATAGAGGGCCGACTGGGTGCGCTTGAATCTCTGGCGGCCGAGCATCGCGAGCAGAACCAGCTGATTCGCAGCACGCTGGCGAACGTGAACGGCAACGTAGCCGGACTCCTCGAGGATCTCGTGGGGATTCCCGCCGAGCTTTCTTCGGCCTTCGATGCGCTTCTGTACGAATACGGACCGGTTGTCGTAGCAGGGGACAGAGAGACCGCTCTCTCGTGTGTTTTCGCTCTGAGCGAGACGTCTCTGGGACGCTTTACCGTCCTCGTACGGGATGAGTCCGATCGGGAACCCGGCAGAAGAATACCCGAAGACGTTCTTTCGTCGTCCGAGGTCGTGGGCCGGGCAGTCAGTCTCATAAGCTGCCCGGACAATCTCAAGCACTCGATCTCGTCGCTGTTGGAGGGAACGGTAGTCGTTCAGACGGCGGATTCGATCCGGAATCTCCCCGCGTGCATGGAATTGGACGTCAAGTTTGTGACTCGAAAGGGCGGGCTCATCCAGAAGGGAAAACTCTTCACGGGTGGCAGGGGCTTGATTCCTGGCGGTCTCGAGGTGAAGGCCGAATTGAGTAAGGGGACGCTTGAACTGGAAGACCTCCGTAGCGCGCTTTCGCACTACGCCGTGGAGAAGAACTCTCTCGGAGCACAACGAACCGAAGCGGAAGGGCACAACGTGTCCCTTTCTTCAGAGTTGCGCGAGCTGGACGAGCTGATCGGATCCAACGAAAATGGTATCTCGGTGCGCAGGGCCGAGACAAGGCTGATCGAAGCGAGAGCCGAGTCTCTCCGAACCAGAGAGAAGGATCTGACGGAAAGACTGTCTGCCTATTCGCAGCAAAGAGACGTCCTCGACAAAGAGGTCGTCGAGACGGGATTTTCGCTCGCCCCGAAGTCTGAGCAACTGGACAAGCTGTCGGAGCTCGCGAAGGATCTGGAAGGACAACGGGAGGCGATTCTTGCCAGGGTGGGTGAACTGAGGATGGAGGAAGTGCGACAGCTCGCAAGGAAGAACGGGCTTGTTTCGCTCGGGCTGCGGCTCGAAGAAGAGAAGGTGCTTCTTGGAGCAGAGATGGAGCGGAAGAAGGGATCCCTTCAGATCGCAACCTTGGCTCTCAGCGAGAGTAAGAGCGAGGCAGACAATCTTGAACAGCAAGCAGCGGAGGTGGCGGTTGTCGGGCGGGAAAAAGAGAGCAAACTTGAGGCAACAAGAGTGTCATACAGTTCGGTGAAGGCCGAGATTGAAGAGTTGGAGAAGGCTCTCAAGGTGCACAGAACGGAGCTGGACAAACTCTCGGAGGAAGCTCACGCCATTGAGCTGAGTCTCACGAGGCAGAAGATCGAGCGTGAAGGTGTGGTGAGGAGGATCTACTCCGATTATGGCGTGGATCTGACCGCGGAACTCACTGTCCCGGAGGGATTCGATTCCGCCCACGCGGAACAGAGAGTCGAGGTCTTGCGCGAGAAGATGAAGGGTCTGGGTCCCGTCAACCTTCTCGCCCTCGAGGAGTACGAAAAGAAGAAGGAGAGGCTTGATTTCATAAAGAACCAGAGGGACGACTTGCTCCAGGCTAAGACCTCTCTGCTCGAGGTGATAGAAAAGATCAACCATAGGGCTTCCGGTCTGTTCCTCGAGACTTTCAACAGCGTTCAAGAGAAGTTTCAGGAGACCTTCCTCACACTTTTCGAGGGAGGAGCGGCCGAACTGCGACTCCTCGGCGACGACCCTCTTGAGGCAGACATAGAAATGGTCGCGAGGCCGAAAGGCAAGACCCTCCAGAGCCTGCATCTGCTTTCGGGTGGTGAGCGGGCACTCACTGCCATTGCCCTGCTGTTTGCGATTTACCTGGTCAAACCGAGTCCGTTCTGCATACTGGATGAGTTGGACGCGCCGCTTGATGATGCAAACATAAACAGATTCCTCAACATGTTGAAGAAGTTCAATGACAAGACGCAATTTCTCGTGATAACGCACAACAAGAAAACGATGGAGACTGCCGACTATCTGTACGGAATAACGATGCAGGAGCCGGGGATTTCCAAGGTAGTATCGGTGAGGTTCAAGGACGCGGAGAAACCGGTGGAGTACCCCAGGGAGGCCGTGGCGGTCGAGACTTGA
- the ftsY gene encoding signal recognition particle-docking protein FtsY: MLEKLRRGLEKTRKSFLAGLVRAFSSEDSSGEKTADRMEEFLLSSDVGVSTTDRLTERLRLHLKGNKVESDSELLSFMREEILGLMEAPRARSQSTTKPHVVLVVGVNGSGKTTTIGKLAKIYASRGEKVIVACSDTFRAAAGEQLEIWAGRAGVEIVRQKPGADPAAVAYDGAEAGLARGATVVLVDTAGRLHTKVNLMEELKKIGKVLGKKIEGAPHEVLLVLDASTGQNALVQAREFGSCLGVTGIVLTKLDGTAKGGVVVAIAGELEIPVKYLGVGESLEDIVEFDPAEFVEALLCDENAGRAGAGAL; encoded by the coding sequence ATGTTGGAAAAGCTTAGAAGAGGACTTGAGAAGACAAGAAAGAGCTTTCTTGCCGGTTTGGTGCGGGCCTTTTCCAGCGAGGACTCTTCCGGCGAGAAGACGGCGGACCGAATGGAGGAATTCTTGCTCTCCTCCGACGTCGGAGTCTCTACGACCGACAGACTCACTGAGAGACTGAGATTGCATCTCAAGGGCAACAAGGTGGAGAGTGACTCGGAGCTCCTGTCGTTCATGAGAGAGGAAATCCTCGGTCTCATGGAAGCGCCGCGCGCTCGAAGTCAATCTACGACCAAGCCTCATGTGGTGCTCGTCGTCGGAGTCAATGGCTCCGGAAAGACAACCACGATCGGCAAGCTCGCAAAGATTTATGCGAGCAGGGGGGAAAAGGTCATCGTCGCATGCTCCGATACTTTCAGGGCGGCGGCGGGTGAGCAGTTGGAAATTTGGGCCGGCCGAGCGGGAGTCGAAATCGTGAGACAGAAGCCGGGGGCGGACCCGGCGGCCGTTGCCTACGACGGCGCAGAGGCTGGTCTTGCGCGTGGAGCCACTGTCGTACTGGTCGACACCGCAGGTCGCTTGCACACCAAGGTCAACCTGATGGAAGAACTCAAGAAGATAGGGAAGGTTCTCGGAAAGAAGATCGAGGGTGCTCCGCACGAGGTGCTACTCGTATTGGATGCAAGCACGGGGCAGAATGCCCTCGTTCAAGCTCGTGAATTCGGCTCTTGTCTGGGGGTCACGGGCATAGTACTTACCAAATTAGATGGCACTGCAAAGGGTGGGGTGGTCGTCGCAATAGCGGGCGAGCTTGAGATTCCCGTAAAGTACCTCGGCGTGGGCGAGTCGCTCGAAGACATCGTTGAGTTCGATCCCGCCGAGTTTGTCGAGGCGCTTCTGTGTGATGAGAACGCCGGCCGTGCCGGAGCGGGGGCTTTGTAG
- a CDS encoding cation diffusion facilitator family transporter, with protein sequence MRTPAVPERGLCSGMFSVSTKTGAAAFSIASNAFLVVIKVIVAVLTGSISVFSEAAHSGIDLIASIFAWGSVRVSSRPPDEGHPFGHGKYESVSGSVEAVLIFVVAIFIFREAGKELMGEPGIKSTDTGLLVMAISAITNFFISRFLFRMARKTDSIALEADAQHLATDVYTSLGVFVGLALVRITGLRVLDPVAAIVVAALIVKVAYDLTAKALRELLDERLPDEEKRKIELILSEHVTDFVGFHKFRCRRSGSTRHIDLHLVVCRDRSVDKAHQLCDHLEADIESAVRFVSVTIHVEPCRLEAERCATECPERRA encoded by the coding sequence ATGAGAACGCCGGCCGTGCCGGAGCGGGGGCTTTGTAGCGGTATGTTCTCAGTTTCAACCAAGACCGGGGCCGCGGCATTCTCTATTGCTTCCAACGCGTTTCTGGTTGTCATAAAGGTGATCGTGGCGGTCCTCACTGGAAGCATCAGTGTGTTCTCCGAGGCTGCCCACAGCGGCATAGATCTGATTGCCTCCATCTTTGCCTGGGGGAGCGTCCGCGTTTCTTCAAGGCCTCCCGACGAAGGTCATCCCTTCGGACACGGAAAGTACGAGAGCGTGAGCGGGAGCGTGGAAGCGGTGCTGATTTTTGTCGTTGCCATCTTCATATTTCGGGAAGCGGGAAAGGAACTGATGGGCGAGCCCGGCATCAAATCCACAGACACCGGGCTTCTTGTAATGGCGATCTCGGCAATCACGAATTTCTTTATCTCTAGATTCCTGTTCCGCATGGCACGCAAGACCGATTCGATAGCACTTGAAGCGGACGCGCAGCATCTTGCCACCGACGTTTATACTTCCTTGGGAGTCTTCGTGGGTCTCGCTCTTGTCAGAATCACGGGACTCAGAGTACTTGATCCCGTCGCGGCGATAGTCGTGGCTGCACTTATTGTCAAAGTGGCGTACGACCTGACGGCGAAGGCTCTGAGGGAATTGCTTGACGAGCGGCTGCCCGACGAGGAGAAGAGAAAGATAGAGCTCATTCTTTCTGAACATGTGACGGACTTTGTAGGTTTCCACAAGTTCAGGTGTAGAAGATCGGGCAGCACAAGGCACATAGACCTTCATCTAGTGGTCTGTCGTGACAGGAGCGTGGACAAGGCACACCAGCTTTGTGACCACCTCGAGGCGGACATTGAAAGCGCGGTTCGTTTCGTGAGCGTTACGATCCACGTTGAGCCCTGCCGGTTGGAGGCCGAGAGATGCGCCACGGAGTGTCCGGAGAGGAGGGCGTGA
- a CDS encoding archaeosortase/exosortase family protein encodes MTQTHKEKRKSPSPKRQVARFLIVFFGLWAILWAVPYVLGTFPPGVERLCTITAAWLGGILSLLGFHTAVSGAFVGIGSTGVTIIAECTGYTAMALFLSVVVAYPSSIAAKLIGLAVGIPLILGFNMLRLVVMAVVLAYRPQYFEFAHLYFWQVALIIFVVAIVIFWIQKLVNREKPLSVSS; translated from the coding sequence GTGACGCAGACACACAAGGAAAAGCGAAAATCCCCGTCTCCCAAGAGGCAAGTGGCGAGATTCTTGATCGTGTTCTTCGGCCTGTGGGCCATCTTGTGGGCCGTCCCCTACGTGCTTGGGACTTTTCCACCCGGAGTAGAGAGGCTCTGTACGATAACGGCCGCCTGGTTGGGCGGAATACTCTCCCTTCTGGGATTTCACACCGCAGTGAGCGGCGCGTTTGTCGGTATTGGTTCCACCGGGGTCACAATAATCGCGGAGTGCACCGGCTACACGGCGATGGCCCTGTTCTTGAGTGTCGTCGTAGCATATCCTTCGTCAATTGCCGCGAAGCTCATAGGGCTGGCCGTCGGCATCCCACTGATTCTTGGGTTCAACATGCTCCGGCTCGTTGTTATGGCGGTTGTGCTGGCGTACAGACCCCAGTACTTCGAGTTTGCCCATCTCTACTTCTGGCAGGTGGCCCTAATAATATTCGTTGTTGCCATCGTCATCTTCTGGATACAAAAGCTGGTAAACCGTGAGAAACCTCTTTCTGTTTCTTCTTAA
- a CDS encoding GAF domain-containing protein has product MLQSATGSLLSREELLDVLRRMSVTLVITNLDGDIVDANDTVETMYGYAVDELVGKKFRILCSDKNPVEIVVQAQTQCLLNGWRGEILSLRKNGEEFPVTMTSSPLTDKERNVTLVANFIYEIPEKRRTENEFLVLEHQLRALKGVTSAAAQLTNPDELPQILLDQLIEVSGMDAGALFIQEKAGGFGLACLKDMDSAFSLKFLNCTGEECGHEPVSLDSPWFHEDLASRRRCTHAKQEGCSSAIRLPLVARQRLVGVLVLSSREKGTFTEEEKELLVAMGREVGILMENANLFRALQEAYDELHATYEVSVAISQSIDLERTLKHIVKSAQKALNASNCFLFLLEEKRNELVGAASTTQDEDFKDLRIGMRETVAGVWVVKEKLPLSIRDLSSDPRACPALRDRYHQKSALFAPLIVNDAAIGTLVLDDTERERVFSEGDIRRAQAIANQAGLAIQRARLYQAVKEKVQEVTVLYEVGRALTSTLRPESVLDQMMHILRESFGYVHCAILLVGGEKELYVKAASGYAGEGVNNLRLKVGNEGITGWVAATGQPLYVPDVQKDPRYVPGMKGVRSEIALPLKIGQNVLGVLNVESTELGAFHERDVRILSSLAAQAAVAIENARLYAEIEKKAEELDVACRDLEISRQSILKANERLQEVDRLKSEFLATMSHELRTPLTSIIAYSELLGDERVDEARRSEFLEIITEQGNRLLQLITDLLDLSKLECGKMQLILEPANLNEIILSAVETTRPTADKKGLEVFTDLAPALPLVSMDTKRIRQVCWNLLCNAVKFTDFGGKITVRSEESGAELVVRISDTGVGIRPEDIERIFDRFAQVDSSATREHGGVGLGLDLVRRFVTLHSGRVWVESEYGRGSSFFFTLPKERELPPAHEADPEGLTGTPT; this is encoded by the coding sequence TTGCTACAGAGCGCGACGGGGAGTCTTCTTTCGCGAGAAGAGTTGCTCGACGTCCTGAGAAGGATGTCGGTGACCCTTGTCATCACGAATCTTGACGGCGACATCGTGGACGCCAACGATACCGTCGAGACGATGTATGGCTACGCTGTCGACGAGTTGGTTGGCAAGAAGTTCCGAATTCTGTGTTCTGACAAGAATCCCGTCGAAATCGTTGTGCAAGCCCAAACGCAGTGCCTCCTAAACGGCTGGCGAGGGGAAATCCTCAGTCTGAGAAAGAACGGAGAGGAATTTCCCGTCACGATGACGTCCTCCCCATTGACAGACAAAGAACGCAACGTCACCCTCGTGGCCAACTTTATCTATGAGATACCGGAGAAGAGAAGAACAGAAAACGAATTCCTCGTGCTGGAGCACCAGCTCAGAGCCCTCAAAGGCGTGACGTCTGCCGCGGCGCAACTCACAAATCCGGACGAACTTCCCCAGATCCTCCTCGACCAACTCATCGAAGTAAGTGGCATGGACGCAGGCGCGCTCTTCATCCAAGAGAAGGCGGGTGGCTTTGGTCTCGCTTGTTTGAAGGACATGGACTCCGCCTTTTCTCTCAAGTTTCTGAATTGCACTGGCGAGGAGTGTGGGCATGAACCCGTGAGCCTGGACAGTCCATGGTTCCACGAAGACCTGGCTTCCAGGCGTCGGTGCACTCACGCGAAACAGGAAGGCTGCAGCTCCGCGATAAGGCTTCCCTTGGTCGCACGCCAGAGATTGGTCGGCGTGCTTGTTCTCTCGTCGAGAGAGAAGGGCACCTTTACGGAAGAGGAAAAAGAACTCCTCGTGGCCATGGGGAGAGAAGTCGGTATCCTCATGGAGAACGCGAATCTTTTCCGCGCACTTCAGGAGGCCTACGACGAGCTTCACGCGACGTACGAGGTCAGTGTCGCAATAAGCCAGAGTATTGATCTGGAGAGAACGCTGAAGCACATCGTCAAGAGCGCTCAAAAAGCCCTGAACGCAAGTAACTGTTTCCTTTTCCTGCTCGAAGAGAAAAGAAACGAACTAGTCGGCGCCGCCTCCACCACGCAGGACGAGGACTTCAAAGATCTACGCATCGGCATGCGTGAGACAGTCGCAGGGGTCTGGGTCGTAAAGGAGAAGCTACCCCTCAGCATCAGGGATCTCTCTAGTGATCCGCGAGCCTGTCCGGCCTTAAGAGACAGATACCATCAAAAATCCGCCCTGTTCGCGCCCCTAATCGTGAACGATGCCGCCATAGGAACACTCGTCCTCGATGACACCGAGCGCGAGCGGGTGTTCTCGGAAGGAGACATCAGAAGAGCTCAGGCGATCGCGAACCAAGCGGGGCTTGCCATTCAGAGAGCAAGACTGTACCAGGCGGTCAAGGAAAAAGTCCAAGAAGTGACCGTTCTCTATGAGGTGGGTCGCGCCTTGACTTCCACACTTCGACCCGAAAGCGTCCTCGACCAAATGATGCACATCTTGAGAGAATCCTTCGGCTACGTCCACTGCGCGATCCTTCTGGTGGGCGGCGAGAAGGAACTCTACGTAAAGGCAGCCAGCGGCTACGCGGGCGAGGGCGTCAACAATCTTCGCCTCAAGGTTGGAAACGAAGGAATAACCGGTTGGGTTGCGGCAACGGGACAGCCACTCTACGTTCCCGACGTTCAAAAGGATCCCCGCTACGTTCCAGGCATGAAGGGGGTGAGATCGGAAATAGCCCTGCCGCTCAAGATCGGACAGAACGTGTTGGGAGTGCTGAACGTGGAGAGTACTGAGCTCGGCGCCTTCCACGAGAGGGACGTTAGAATCCTATCTTCACTCGCGGCGCAGGCGGCCGTGGCAATCGAAAACGCAAGGCTTTACGCAGAAATCGAGAAAAAGGCGGAGGAGCTTGATGTGGCCTGCAGAGACCTGGAGATCTCCAGGCAGAGCATCTTGAAAGCGAACGAACGTCTGCAAGAAGTGGATAGACTGAAATCGGAATTCCTCGCAACGATGAGCCACGAGCTGCGCACGCCGCTCACCTCGATAATCGCCTACAGTGAACTCCTGGGGGACGAGAGGGTGGACGAAGCCAGGCGCTCAGAGTTCTTGGAGATCATCACCGAACAAGGGAATCGCCTTCTTCAGTTGATCACCGACCTGCTTGACCTTTCCAAGTTGGAATGCGGAAAGATGCAACTTATCCTTGAGCCGGCTAACTTGAACGAGATTATTCTCTCTGCGGTCGAAACCACAAGACCCACTGCCGACAAGAAAGGTCTGGAGGTCTTCACTGATCTGGCCCCTGCGTTGCCCCTGGTGAGCATGGACACAAAGAGAATCAGGCAGGTATGTTGGAATCTGCTGTGCAACGCGGTCAAGTTCACGGATTTCGGGGGCAAGATCACCGTCCGCTCCGAGGAGAGCGGTGCAGAGCTTGTTGTCAGGATCTCCGACACAGGTGTCGGTATACGGCCCGAGGATATTGAAAGAATATTCGACAGGTTCGCGCAGGTGGACTCGTCCGCGACGAGGGAGCACGGTGGAGTCGGGCTTGGGCTCGACCTGGTGCGCCGATTCGTGACATTGCACTCAGGCCGTGTCTGGGTGGAGAGCGAGTACGGTCGCGGGAGTTCATTCTTCTTCACTCTTCCGAAGGAGCGGGAACTGCCTCCCGCGCACGAGGCTGACCCCGAAGGTCTGACGGGCACGCCCACGTAG
- a CDS encoding AraC family transcriptional regulator produces MGVSREHVSRSFKRHLGCPLWSFVVSLRVERATRLLSGPLLIKEIAQEVGFGSDSSFLRAFVKHLGMLPCEYRKKVQQETLTDSEPQYPQATDTDGPQAHLGSRCPRRD; encoded by the coding sequence TTGGGTGTTTCGAGGGAACACGTTTCGAGGAGCTTCAAGAGGCATTTGGGGTGCCCACTGTGGTCCTTCGTTGTCTCTTTGAGAGTTGAGAGGGCAACGAGGCTCCTCAGCGGCCCCTTGCTCATAAAGGAGATCGCACAGGAAGTTGGATTTGGCTCAGATTCAAGCTTTCTCAGGGCGTTTGTCAAGCATTTGGGTATGCTTCCCTGCGAGTACAGGAAGAAAGTTCAGCAGGAAACTCTGACTGATTCTGAGCCTCAGTACCCCCAGGCTACTGATACTGACGGGCCGCAGGCACATCTGGGGAGTAGGTGCCCTAGAAGAGACTAG
- the radC gene encoding DNA repair protein RadC encodes MKRKPQFVGDLPRVDRPREKMVQKGSSALSDAELLAVILGKGTRGASVLEIADEILRRYDTARLPSIVLRDLEVMKGIGMAKACQVLACVELGRRIFRSEDEPSVVIRRPDDVAALGKELSGARKEHFCTLYLDTRNRVIKKETISIGTLNASLVHPREVFQPAVECSAASVILVHNHPSGEAEPSREDLLLTKRLVSAGEIMGIDVLDHVIVARHSFVSLKERKLM; translated from the coding sequence ATGAAGAGAAAGCCTCAGTTTGTGGGTGACCTGCCCAGAGTGGACAGACCAAGAGAGAAGATGGTTCAGAAGGGAAGCTCGGCCCTCAGTGATGCCGAGCTTCTTGCCGTTATCCTCGGAAAGGGAACGCGTGGAGCAAGCGTCCTTGAAATAGCCGATGAAATACTCAGACGTTACGACACCGCCAGGCTTCCCTCCATCGTGCTCAGGGACCTCGAGGTCATGAAGGGGATAGGCATGGCAAAAGCTTGCCAGGTACTCGCCTGCGTTGAACTGGGCAGAAGGATATTCCGTTCCGAGGACGAGCCCTCTGTCGTGATAAGACGGCCCGACGACGTGGCGGCTCTCGGCAAGGAGCTTTCCGGGGCCAGGAAGGAACACTTCTGTACTCTCTACCTTGACACCAGGAACCGCGTGATAAAGAAAGAGACCATTTCGATCGGGACTCTGAACGCGAGCCTCGTGCACCCGAGGGAGGTCTTTCAGCCTGCCGTAGAATGCTCTGCTGCCAGCGTCATTCTTGTACACAACCACCCTTCTGGCGAAGCCGAGCCCAGCAGAGAGGACCTGCTGCTCACGAAACGACTGGTTTCAGCGGGGGAGATAATGGGCATAGACGTGCTGGACCATGTAATAGTCGCAAGGCATTCCTTCGTGAGTCTCAAAGAGAGGAAACTGATGTGA